A section of the Elizabethkingia anophelis R26 genome encodes:
- the mnmG gene encoding tRNA uridine-5-carboxymethylaminomethyl(34) synthesis enzyme MnmG, translating into MIDQIYDVIVVGAGHAGCEAAAAAANLGSKTLLVTMNMQTIGQMSCNPAMGGIAKGQIVREIDAMGGYSGIVADKSAIQFKMLNLSKGPAMWSPRTQNDRMLFAAEWRSMLEQTPNLDFFQDMVKSLIIENNKVAGVVTSLGIEIKAKAVVLTNGTFLNGLIHVGDKQLGGGRMGEPRAFGITEQLESLGFEAGRMKTGTPPRIDGRSLDYSKMEEQPGDENPQKFSYLDTPKLKEQRSCHITYTNEIVHDILRSGFDRSPMFNGTIQSIGPRYCPSIEDKINRFAERNRHQLFVEPEGWNTIEIYVNGFSSSLPEDVQIKAMRHITGFENVKVFRPGYAIEYDYFPPTQLKHTLETKLIDNLYFAGQINGTTGYEEAAGQGLIAGINAHNKVADKEEFILSRDEAYIGVLVDDLITKGTEEPYRMFTSRAEYRLLLRQDNADIRLTEKAHKLGLASDERLQKVENKVSKSSELEEFLKATSVKAEDINPILEENSSSPVNQSFRAAQILTRPNIDLNKLCAIEEIKNKASEYTDEVREQAEINIKYKGYIDKEKENVAKLHRLENIKIPENFDYSKVNSLSAEAKQKLSSVRPETIAQAGRISGVSPADINILLIFLGR; encoded by the coding sequence ATGATCGATCAAATATATGATGTAATAGTAGTTGGAGCAGGTCACGCTGGTTGTGAAGCTGCAGCCGCTGCAGCCAATTTAGGTTCCAAAACTTTATTGGTTACAATGAATATGCAGACCATTGGGCAAATGAGCTGCAACCCAGCAATGGGAGGAATTGCCAAAGGACAAATTGTAAGAGAGATAGATGCAATGGGAGGATACTCCGGGATTGTTGCAGATAAAAGTGCTATACAATTCAAAATGCTGAATCTATCCAAAGGACCTGCTATGTGGTCCCCAAGAACTCAAAATGACAGAATGCTTTTTGCTGCAGAATGGAGGTCAATGCTAGAGCAGACTCCTAACCTGGACTTTTTCCAGGACATGGTAAAAAGTCTGATAATAGAAAACAATAAAGTAGCAGGAGTTGTTACTTCATTAGGGATAGAAATAAAAGCTAAGGCTGTTGTTTTAACCAACGGAACTTTCCTTAACGGACTAATCCATGTTGGGGACAAACAACTGGGAGGAGGAAGAATGGGAGAACCCAGAGCTTTTGGTATAACAGAACAGCTTGAAAGCTTAGGTTTTGAAGCCGGAAGAATGAAGACCGGTACCCCACCCCGGATAGACGGAAGGAGTCTTGATTATTCTAAAATGGAAGAACAGCCTGGAGATGAAAATCCACAAAAATTCTCCTATTTAGATACTCCTAAACTAAAGGAACAAAGAAGCTGTCATATTACTTATACCAACGAAATTGTTCATGATATTCTGAGATCCGGCTTTGACAGATCTCCAATGTTTAACGGAACTATCCAAAGTATAGGCCCGAGATACTGTCCAAGTATTGAAGATAAAATCAACCGTTTTGCAGAGAGAAACAGACATCAGTTATTTGTAGAGCCCGAAGGCTGGAATACTATAGAAATATACGTAAACGGATTCAGTTCTTCTCTACCTGAAGATGTACAAATAAAGGCAATGCGCCATATTACTGGATTTGAAAATGTAAAAGTATTCAGACCTGGTTATGCTATTGAATATGATTACTTTCCACCAACTCAGTTAAAGCATACTTTAGAAACCAAGTTAATTGACAATCTATACTTTGCAGGTCAGATTAATGGCACTACAGGCTATGAAGAAGCTGCAGGGCAAGGTTTAATTGCTGGTATAAATGCACATAACAAAGTAGCTGATAAAGAAGAGTTTATATTAAGCAGAGATGAAGCTTATATCGGAGTACTAGTTGACGATCTTATCACAAAAGGCACAGAAGAACCATACAGAATGTTTACTTCACGTGCGGAATACCGTCTACTTCTCCGTCAGGATAATGCCGATATAAGACTTACAGAAAAAGCTCATAAACTAGGTTTAGCTTCCGATGAAAGACTTCAAAAAGTTGAAAATAAGGTATCTAAAAGCTCAGAACTGGAAGAATTTCTTAAAGCAACATCTGTAAAAGCAGAGGATATAAACCCAATTCTGGAAGAAAACAGTTCAAGCCCTGTAAATCAAAGCTTTAGAGCAGCTCAAATACTGACAAGGCCTAATATAGATCTTAATAAACTTTGTGCTATAGAGGAAATCAAAAATAAGGCTTCCGAATATACAGACGAAGTAAGAGAGCAGGCTGAGATCAATATAAAATACAAAGGCTATATAGATAAAGAAAAGGAAAATGTTGCCAAACTTCACAGATTGGAAAACATAAAAATTCCTGAAAACTTTGATTATTCTAAAGTAAACAGTTTATCAGCTGAGGCTAAACAAAAATTATCTTCTGTACGTCCGGAAACAATTGCACAAGCAGGAAGAATTAGCGGGGTCTCCCCTGCTGATATAAATATTCTGCTTATTTTCCTTGGTAGATAA
- a CDS encoding phosphoglycerate kinase, protein MKSINEFNFSGKKALIRVDFNVPQNEEGNVTDNTRIVAAKPTIDKVLNDGGSVILMTHLGRPKGQKDPKFSLEAIVEEVSNVLGKPVKFAKDCIGTIAEEAVAGLKPGEVLLLENLRYYNEEEEGNKDFAGQLAKLGDIYINDAFGTAHRKHASTAVIAEFFPENKTFGFLMAQELDAIDKVLHNGERPITAILGGSKVSSKITIIENILPAVDNLIIGGGMAFTFIKAKGGHIGNSLVEDDKQELALQILKSAAENNVKVYLPIDVVATKEFNNDAESKQFDAYDIPEGWMGLDAGEKTSEKFNDVVLSSKTILWNGPLGVFEMPNFATGTIKLGDSIAEATELNAFSLVGGGDSVAFAKQYGYDEKVSYVSTGGGAMLESLEGKELPGVAAIRN, encoded by the coding sequence ATGAAAAGCATTAATGAATTTAATTTTTCTGGAAAGAAGGCATTGATCCGTGTGGATTTTAATGTTCCTCAGAATGAAGAAGGCAACGTTACAGATAATACCAGAATTGTAGCTGCTAAACCAACTATTGATAAAGTACTAAATGACGGTGGATCTGTTATACTAATGACACATCTTGGAAGACCAAAAGGGCAAAAAGATCCAAAATTTTCTCTTGAAGCTATAGTTGAAGAAGTTTCAAATGTTTTGGGCAAACCTGTTAAATTTGCAAAAGATTGTATAGGTACTATTGCTGAAGAAGCAGTGGCTGGATTAAAGCCTGGAGAAGTTCTTCTTTTAGAAAATTTAAGGTATTATAACGAGGAAGAGGAAGGAAATAAAGACTTTGCTGGCCAGTTGGCAAAACTTGGTGATATCTATATTAATGACGCATTTGGTACAGCTCACCGTAAACATGCCTCTACTGCTGTTATCGCAGAATTTTTCCCAGAAAACAAAACTTTTGGATTCTTAATGGCTCAGGAACTTGATGCTATAGATAAAGTTCTCCATAATGGTGAAAGACCGATTACTGCAATCCTAGGTGGATCTAAAGTTTCTTCTAAAATCACAATTATTGAAAATATTCTTCCAGCTGTAGATAATCTTATTATTGGTGGTGGTATGGCCTTTACTTTTATAAAAGCTAAAGGAGGGCATATTGGTAATTCTCTTGTAGAAGATGATAAACAAGAACTGGCTCTGCAAATTTTGAAGAGTGCTGCTGAAAATAATGTTAAGGTTTACCTTCCGATAGATGTTGTTGCTACCAAGGAATTTAATAATGATGCAGAATCAAAGCAATTTGATGCATATGATATTCCTGAAGGATGGATGGGTCTTGATGCAGGAGAGAAAACTTCAGAGAAATTTAATGATGTTGTTCTTTCTTCCAAAACAATTTTATGGAATGGTCCGCTTGGAGTTTTTGAAATGCCAAATTTTGCAACCGGAACAATCAAATTAGGAGATAGTATTGCTGAAGCGACAGAACTTAATGCCTTTTCTCTGGTAGGAGGAGGAGATAGTGTTGCTTTTGCTAAACAATATGGATATGACGAAAAAGTTTCTTATGTTTCCACAGGAGGAGGAGCAATGTTAGAAAGTTTGGAAGGAAAAGAACTTCCAGGAGTTGCTGCTATCAGAAATTAA
- a CDS encoding YraN family protein translates to MAEHNDFGKLAEEQAVIFLKQNHYLILARNWYWQKAEIDIIARKGNIIHIVEVKARSSDDFITPEEAVNRKKRKLLIMAANEFVQNLEEEVEVQFDIISILSENGKFTLEYIDDAFESID, encoded by the coding sequence ATGGCTGAACATAATGATTTTGGGAAGTTGGCAGAAGAACAGGCTGTCATTTTTTTAAAGCAAAATCATTATCTGATTTTAGCCCGAAACTGGTACTGGCAAAAAGCTGAAATAGACATTATTGCCAGAAAGGGCAATATTATCCATATTGTTGAAGTAAAAGCCAGAAGTTCAGATGACTTTATCACACCTGAGGAAGCAGTTAATAGGAAAAAGAGAAAATTACTGATTATGGCTGCGAATGAATTTGTACAAAATCTGGAAGAAGAAGTAGAAGTCCAATTTGATATTATCAGTATCCTGTCTGAAAACGGAAAATTTACCCTTGAATATATAGATGATGCTTTCGAAAGCATTGATTGA
- the rnr gene encoding ribonuclease R: protein MPKKKRNISKKNNDKLHDIGRLIVRFMSKKTSKIYNYKQIAEGIEFKNPRQREQVIQSLHILLAENKIKEVEKGRYILNIEISDTLTGVIDFNQSGNAYVKVDGVSDDIFIHQKNVKNALQGDKVTIVPFHFKGKKLEGAVVDVIERSRTQFVGTFQYIASKDFGFVIFDKKIINTDIFIPKTKFNGAKDGDKVIVKMLGWDDKSKNPEGEIVDVLGHPGEHETEIHAILAEYGLPYNFPPEVEAEAQKIDKTLSEQEIAKRWDMRDILTFTIDPKDAKDFDDALSLRKLENGNIEVGVHIADVSYYVQPGTLLDQEAYDRATSIYLVDRVVPMLPEVLSNELCSLRPNEDKFTFSAVFELNDKAEIQKQWFGRTVINSDRRFSYEEAQERIETKEGDLAEEINLLDSLAKILRKDRMKHGAIAFDRAEVRFNLNEESQPIGVYFKISKDANHLIEEFMLLANKKVSEFVSLTRKNEPTNNTFIYRIHDDPDPTKLASLRDFVHTFGYKMNISNRNKISESMNKLLAEVKGKGEENMIETLAMRSMSKAVYSTENIGHYGLAFEYYSHFTSPIRRYPDVMAHRLLQHYLDGGKSPNVAEYEEKCKHCSQMERLAADAERDSIKFMQVKFMEKHVGETFKGVISGVTDWGIYVEIPENGAEGLIRLRDLTDDSYMFDAKNYAIVGMTHGNTYQLGDEVEIKVVKANIIAKQLDFKLIQ from the coding sequence ATGCCTAAGAAGAAGAGAAATATAAGTAAAAAAAATAATGATAAATTACATGATATTGGAAGGTTGATTGTAAGATTCATGTCTAAGAAAACTTCTAAAATCTATAACTATAAACAGATTGCTGAGGGCATAGAGTTTAAAAACCCAAGACAACGCGAGCAGGTCATACAATCATTACATATCTTGCTGGCAGAAAATAAGATTAAAGAGGTAGAAAAAGGTAGATATATTCTGAATATTGAAATAAGTGATACCCTTACTGGTGTAATAGATTTTAATCAGTCCGGGAATGCTTATGTAAAAGTAGATGGTGTAAGTGACGATATCTTCATACACCAGAAAAATGTTAAGAATGCCCTACAGGGAGATAAGGTTACAATAGTACCATTTCATTTTAAAGGAAAAAAACTTGAAGGAGCAGTAGTAGACGTTATTGAAAGAAGCCGCACACAATTTGTAGGGACATTCCAATATATTGCCTCTAAAGATTTTGGGTTTGTTATTTTTGATAAGAAAATAATTAATACCGATATCTTTATTCCTAAGACTAAGTTTAACGGCGCAAAAGATGGTGACAAAGTTATCGTTAAAATGCTGGGATGGGACGATAAGAGTAAAAATCCTGAAGGAGAAATTGTTGATGTCCTTGGACATCCCGGAGAACATGAAACAGAGATTCATGCTATACTTGCTGAATACGGACTTCCCTATAATTTTCCCCCTGAAGTAGAAGCTGAAGCTCAGAAAATAGATAAAACATTATCGGAGCAGGAAATAGCTAAGCGCTGGGATATGCGTGATATACTTACCTTTACAATAGACCCTAAAGATGCAAAGGATTTTGATGATGCCCTTTCATTGCGTAAGCTGGAAAATGGTAATATTGAAGTAGGAGTTCATATCGCAGATGTTTCTTATTATGTGCAGCCAGGAACCCTTTTAGATCAGGAAGCTTACGACAGAGCTACTTCTATATATCTTGTAGACAGAGTGGTACCAATGCTTCCGGAGGTATTGAGTAATGAATTGTGTTCCCTTCGTCCAAATGAAGATAAATTCACCTTTTCCGCAGTTTTTGAATTAAATGATAAAGCAGAGATTCAAAAACAATGGTTTGGAAGAACGGTCATTAATTCTGACCGAAGATTTTCTTATGAAGAAGCGCAGGAAAGAATAGAAACAAAAGAAGGAGATCTTGCAGAAGAGATCAATCTTTTGGATTCCTTAGCAAAAATTCTTCGTAAAGATCGTATGAAGCATGGTGCTATTGCATTTGACAGAGCTGAAGTACGTTTTAACCTGAATGAAGAAAGTCAGCCGATCGGCGTTTATTTCAAAATCAGCAAAGATGCTAACCACCTGATTGAAGAATTCATGCTCCTGGCTAATAAAAAGGTATCGGAGTTTGTTTCTCTTACCAGAAAGAACGAGCCTACAAACAATACATTTATATATCGTATTCACGATGATCCGGACCCTACAAAATTAGCTTCATTAAGAGATTTTGTACATACTTTCGGATATAAAATGAATATTTCTAACCGGAATAAAATTTCGGAATCTATGAATAAACTCCTTGCTGAAGTAAAAGGAAAAGGAGAAGAAAATATGATTGAAACTCTTGCTATGCGAAGTATGAGTAAGGCTGTTTATTCTACTGAGAATATTGGTCATTATGGATTAGCTTTTGAATATTATTCGCATTTTACCTCCCCTATTCGTCGTTATCCGGATGTTATGGCACACAGACTTTTGCAGCATTATCTGGATGGAGGGAAATCTCCAAATGTGGCTGAATATGAAGAGAAATGCAAGCACTGTAGTCAGATGGAACGTCTGGCAGCAGATGCAGAAAGAGATTCCATTAAATTCATGCAGGTTAAATTTATGGAAAAACACGTAGGAGAAACTTTCAAAGGAGTAATTTCTGGCGTTACAGATTGGGGAATCTATGTAGAAATTCCTGAGAATGGTGCCGAAGGACTTATAAGATTACGTGATCTTACAGATGATTCATATATGTTCGATGCAAAAAATTATGCTATTGTAGGCATGACGCACGGCAATACATATCAATTAGGAGACGAAGTAGAGATAAAGGTTGTAAAAGCAAATATCATTGCCAAGCAACTGGATTTTAAACTGATTCAATAA
- the tsaB gene encoding tRNA (adenosine(37)-N6)-threonylcarbamoyltransferase complex dimerization subunit type 1 TsaB: protein MKILYLETSSKNCSVAISDDEKLLSLCEETSENYKQSESLHSFVEWALEGAELSLKDIEAVCLGKGPGSYTGLRIGAASAKGFCFGLNIPLVTVNSLDAMAEPYFNGEYDYIIPMMDARRMEVYTKVFNQKGKEISPTEAKILDESSFSEYQDYKVLFVGDGAKKSQEILQLSKAEYKDEIYPSAQYLVRKGSEAVKNKNFEDIAYFEPFYLKDFQGVKKKSTGN from the coding sequence ATGAAAATTTTATATCTGGAAACTTCTTCTAAAAACTGCTCGGTGGCAATTTCTGATGACGAGAAATTGTTGAGCCTTTGTGAGGAAACTTCCGAAAATTATAAACAATCTGAAAGTCTGCATTCCTTTGTAGAATGGGCTTTAGAAGGAGCTGAGCTTAGCCTTAAAGATATAGAAGCTGTATGTCTGGGCAAAGGACCAGGTTCTTATACCGGTTTGCGAATTGGAGCAGCTTCTGCTAAAGGATTTTGTTTCGGTTTGAATATTCCTTTGGTAACTGTTAACTCTCTTGATGCGATGGCTGAACCCTATTTCAATGGTGAATATGATTATATCATTCCTATGATGGATGCCCGCAGAATGGAAGTTTATACCAAAGTGTTTAATCAGAAAGGGAAAGAAATTTCTCCTACTGAAGCCAAAATTCTGGATGAGAGTAGCTTTTCGGAGTATCAGGATTATAAGGTTTTGTTTGTTGGAGATGGTGCAAAAAAGTCTCAGGAAATACTGCAGCTTTCAAAAGCAGAATATAAAGATGAAATCTATCCTTCTGCACAATATCTTGTGCGTAAAGGATCAGAAGCTGTAAAAAATAAAAACTTTGAAGATATCGCTTATTTTGAGCCTTTTTATCTGAAAGATTTTCAAGGGGTAAAGAAAAAATCAACAGGTAATTAG
- a CDS encoding class I SAM-dependent methyltransferase, with protein sequence MKIKDLFLTQEEFEVKEISEGILKTFPVPENLSKYYESKDYISHHQEDKSLKTKIYKFFQQFNLKYKKSILDTEVKTGNKILDYGCGAGEFLNFIKTSYEIYGIEPNESARNAAKQKTGEANIKNSLSEIEDYSLDAMTLWHVFEHIDNYEGFLEEVYKKIKPKGKLIIAVPNYKSHDAEYYKEYWAAYDVPRHIFHFSKEGIKSIFNNGRWSLKKISPLLLDSYYISIISEKYKKNSFSWLKGGIRGAISNNKASKTGDFSSLIYIIEKK encoded by the coding sequence ATGAAAATAAAAGATTTATTCCTCACTCAGGAAGAATTTGAAGTAAAAGAAATATCGGAAGGAATTCTAAAGACATTCCCGGTTCCCGAAAATCTATCAAAATATTACGAGAGCAAAGATTACATTTCGCATCATCAGGAAGACAAATCTTTAAAAACAAAGATTTATAAATTCTTTCAACAATTCAATTTAAAATATAAAAAATCTATTTTAGATACAGAAGTAAAAACAGGAAACAAGATCTTGGATTACGGTTGTGGTGCCGGAGAATTTCTTAATTTTATAAAAACCAGCTATGAAATCTATGGCATAGAACCAAATGAAAGTGCCAGGAATGCTGCAAAACAAAAAACAGGAGAAGCAAATATTAAAAATAGTCTTTCCGAAATTGAAGATTATTCTTTAGATGCAATGACCTTATGGCATGTATTTGAGCATATTGACAACTATGAAGGATTCTTAGAGGAAGTTTACAAAAAAATTAAACCAAAAGGAAAATTGATAATAGCTGTTCCAAATTATAAAAGTCACGATGCTGAGTATTACAAAGAGTATTGGGCTGCTTATGATGTTCCGCGTCACATCTTTCATTTCTCTAAAGAAGGAATAAAATCTATTTTCAATAACGGAAGATGGTCGTTAAAAAAAATTAGCCCTCTCCTACTCGACTCTTATTATATCTCTATAATAAGTGAAAAGTATAAGAAAAATTCATTTTCATGGCTAAAAGGAGGAATTCGAGGAGCAATTTCTAATAATAAAGCGTCAAAAACCGGCGATTTTTCCTCTTTGATATATATTATCGAAAAAAAATAG
- a CDS encoding SDR family NAD(P)-dependent oxidoreductase, with product MRTAFITGATSGIGKAAATRLAGENYRLILCGRRKEILEELAGELAQKTDVYTLTFDVRNFEEVQNAIASLPAEWQAIDILINNAGNAHGLEPLAEGKVSDWDMMMDGNVKGLLYVSRCIIPGMKERASGHIINISSVAALQTYANGVVYCASKKAVKTISEGMRLELTEFGIKITDLAPGAVETEFSEIRFKGDKDRAATVYAGYEALKAEDIADVVSYVINAPKHVTIADMTIYPSAQASPTQIFRK from the coding sequence ATGAGAACAGCATTCATAACCGGAGCAACATCCGGAATAGGAAAAGCAGCAGCGACAAGACTTGCTGGTGAAAACTACAGACTTATTCTTTGTGGAAGAAGAAAAGAAATTCTTGAAGAACTTGCTGGAGAACTGGCACAAAAAACGGATGTATATACACTTACTTTCGATGTCCGAAATTTTGAAGAAGTACAGAATGCTATCGCAAGCCTTCCTGCAGAATGGCAAGCTATAGATATTCTCATTAATAATGCTGGGAATGCACATGGTTTGGAACCACTTGCAGAGGGTAAAGTTTCTGATTGGGATATGATGATGGATGGGAATGTAAAAGGGCTTTTATATGTGTCTAGATGCATTATCCCCGGTATGAAAGAAAGAGCTTCCGGACATATCATCAACATTAGCTCTGTAGCAGCATTGCAAACTTATGCAAACGGAGTTGTTTATTGTGCCTCCAAAAAAGCAGTAAAAACAATAAGTGAAGGGATGCGTCTTGAGCTTACAGAATTTGGAATTAAAATAACAGATCTTGCACCAGGAGCTGTAGAAACAGAATTTTCAGAAATTCGTTTTAAAGGAGATAAGGACAGAGCTGCAACAGTTTATGCAGGATATGAAGCGCTGAAAGCCGAAGACATTGCAGATGTTGTTTCGTATGTTATAAATGCTCCAAAGCATGTAACAATTGCCGATATGACCATCTACCCTTCTGCACAGGCCTCTCCTACCCAGATTTTCAGAAAATAG
- the rpiB gene encoding ribose 5-phosphate isomerase B, with product MKKIAIAGDHAGFEYKEIIIKHLEGKYEVKDFGTYSTDSVDYPDFVHPAASAVENGEFELGILICGSGNGVQITANKHQGIRCALCWEVEIAELARQHNDANMMSIPARFVSEDLAKQMVDTFLTTDFEGGRHQNRVNKIKFC from the coding sequence ATGAAAAAGATTGCTATTGCCGGAGACCATGCTGGTTTTGAATATAAAGAAATCATAATAAAGCACCTTGAAGGTAAATATGAGGTTAAAGATTTCGGAACCTACTCTACTGACAGTGTAGATTATCCGGATTTTGTACATCCTGCAGCTTCCGCTGTTGAAAATGGAGAGTTTGAATTGGGAATTCTGATTTGTGGAAGCGGAAACGGAGTACAAATTACTGCTAACAAACACCAGGGAATAAGATGTGCATTATGCTGGGAAGTAGAAATAGCAGAATTAGCAAGACAACACAATGATGCAAATATGATGTCTATCCCTGCGAGATTTGTTTCTGAAGATTTAGCAAAGCAAATGGTAGATACTTTTCTTACAACAGATTTTGAAGGAGGAAGACACCAAAACAGAGTCAATAAAATCAAATTCTGTTAA
- a CDS encoding LysE family translocator, with amino-acid sequence MLELILSAVGLGIMLSLVFIGPIFFLLIETSFTRGPRHALALDLGVILADITCIVAAYYSSHDLVTIIDRHPSFYRITAFIVLMYAVFMILTKTKMHVEGEQKLISQNYFKTFINGFLFNILNIGVVLFWLVTVISVRKNYPRADEFLLYIGLVILTYLCIDVFKILLAKQFHNKLNDKVANKIRKLVGFILVAFSVFIFLQSFKKFNQFDKKLEESGYHKLDHNTDQKK; translated from the coding sequence ATGTTAGAACTAATTTTATCTGCTGTAGGATTAGGCATTATGCTTAGTCTGGTCTTCATTGGACCTATCTTTTTCCTGTTGATTGAAACTAGTTTTACACGGGGCCCCAGACATGCACTGGCTCTAGATCTAGGTGTTATATTAGCTGATATTACCTGTATTGTGGCGGCCTATTACAGCAGTCACGATCTGGTAACCATTATAGACCGGCATCCCAGCTTTTACAGAATTACAGCTTTCATTGTTCTTATGTATGCGGTTTTTATGATCCTCACCAAGACAAAAATGCATGTGGAAGGAGAACAAAAGCTTATTAGTCAGAACTATTTTAAGACCTTTATCAATGGTTTTCTTTTTAATATTCTGAATATAGGGGTAGTACTTTTTTGGCTTGTAACAGTTATTTCTGTACGGAAAAACTACCCTAGAGCAGATGAATTCTTATTATATATTGGACTGGTTATTCTTACCTACCTTTGTATTGATGTTTTTAAAATCCTTTTGGCTAAGCAGTTTCATAATAAACTGAATGATAAAGTAGCCAATAAAATCAGGAAACTGGTGGGCTTTATTTTGGTGGCATTTAGCGTATTTATTTTCCTTCAGAGTTTTAAAAAATTCAATCAGTTTGACAAAAAATTAGAAGAAAGCGGGTATCATAAACTTGACCATAACACAGATCAGAAAAAATAA
- a CDS encoding S66 peptidase family protein — MKEIIFPEKTKKGSSIAVITPAGAIEQGQLDKTLELIKSKGFEAVLGPNVYAKYSNGYNYGGTPEERLKDLQWALDGDFGAIWTTRGGYGCAQLLQHINLKKYKQNPKYLIGYSDVTVLQSYLLKNGFASIHGQSIKTSSQGVSEASYEGIFNILNGKNLKYEAEDIPFNKKGKAKGQLVGGNLAMIYSVMGSKYSFDFNDKILFIEDIGEQFYALDRMLMNLELNGVFGRIKGLIVGGMTGMGDEKTNEHYEASFDPMAYEIIAQKLDKYDFPIAYGLANGHIFDNQPLIIGAEVEMNVKDKAQITFK, encoded by the coding sequence ATGAAAGAAATTATCTTCCCTGAAAAGACTAAAAAAGGAAGTTCTATTGCTGTTATAACTCCTGCGGGAGCCATAGAACAAGGACAGCTGGATAAAACTTTAGAGCTTATAAAAAGCAAAGGTTTCGAAGCTGTTTTAGGCCCTAATGTTTATGCTAAATATAGCAATGGCTATAATTACGGAGGAACACCTGAAGAGAGATTAAAAGACCTTCAATGGGCTTTGGATGGTGATTTTGGAGCAATCTGGACAACACGTGGCGGATATGGATGTGCACAGCTTCTGCAACATATTAATCTTAAAAAATATAAACAAAACCCTAAATATCTTATCGGATATTCTGATGTTACCGTGTTACAGAGCTATTTGCTGAAGAATGGATTTGCTTCAATCCATGGACAAAGTATTAAAACTTCATCTCAGGGAGTTTCTGAAGCTTCTTATGAGGGCATTTTTAATATTCTGAATGGTAAGAACCTAAAATATGAAGCAGAGGATATCCCTTTCAATAAAAAAGGGAAGGCAAAAGGACAGTTAGTTGGTGGAAATCTGGCAATGATTTACAGCGTTATGGGATCCAAATATTCTTTTGATTTTAATGACAAAATTTTATTCATTGAAGATATCGGAGAACAATTCTATGCACTGGATCGTATGCTGATGAACCTGGAATTAAACGGTGTCTTTGGAAGGATAAAAGGACTAATTGTAGGTGGAATGACAGGTATGGGTGATGAGAAAACAAATGAGCATTACGAAGCTTCTTTTGATCCTATGGCTTATGAAATCATTGCTCAGAAATTAGATAAATACGATTTTCCAATAGCCTATGGATTGGCAAACGGACACATTTTCGATAATCAGCCTTTGATAATAGGCGCTGAAGTAGAAATGAATGTAAAAGATAAAGCACAGATTACTTTTAAATAA
- the ybeY gene encoding rRNA maturation RNase YbeY, whose protein sequence is MINYFYENVAPISDEEKRAEWLEKLILEEGKKPGDINYILCDDEYLLEINRQYLDHDYYTDIITFDYCKGKIISGDIFLSLQRVLDNASMLETKQEEELNRVLAHGILHLCGYKDKTEEEQKTMRSKEDYYIGKY, encoded by the coding sequence ATGATAAATTACTTTTATGAAAATGTAGCTCCGATTTCGGATGAAGAAAAGAGAGCAGAATGGTTAGAAAAACTGATTCTGGAAGAAGGTAAAAAACCAGGAGATATTAATTATATTTTATGTGATGATGAATATCTTTTAGAGATAAACCGCCAGTATCTGGACCATGATTATTATACTGACATTATTACTTTCGATTATTGTAAAGGCAAAATAATATCCGGTGATATTTTCTTATCTTTGCAACGCGTTTTAGATAATGCATCCATGCTTGAAACAAAGCAGGAAGAAGAATTAAACCGGGTTTTAGCTCATGGTATTTTGCACCTTTGCGGTTATAAAGATAAAACAGAAGAAGAGCAAAAAACAATGCGGTCTAAAGAGGATTATTACATAGGAAAATACTAA